One Arvicanthis niloticus isolate mArvNil1 chromosome 3, mArvNil1.pat.X, whole genome shotgun sequence DNA segment encodes these proteins:
- the Chaf1a gene encoding chromatin assembly factor 1 subunit A, giving the protein MLEEPEAATRRAAAMDCKDRPGFPVKRLIQARLPFKRLNLVPKEKVEEDTSPKAAVEGKVPDLQLSLGTFESQCHTGSHVGLSTKLVSGQGPIDSFLRATIKPVPSVVIIDLTENSSDIPDSPEGHSELSPDTASVVTTVEGAAKQQEHSAAELCLLETPSDITCHVEEEPRSPGGPKRTGDCQAGSLQSCSELTVGSRTCPTKELSSWSKAGDLLFIEKVPVVVLEDILATKPSTASLPMMSLDRSATSESEMLESCPEDDSILSHSSISSSSPSSSPEGLSIPPAHQGGSSPPSTPICRVAKNLVKGSTEKGRSKLHRDREQQREEKEKLREELRRAKEEARRKKEEEKELKEKERREKREKDEKEKAEKLRLKEERRKERQEALEAKLEEKRKKEEEKRLREEEKRIKAEKAEITRFFQKPKTPQAPKTLAGSCGKFAPFEIKEHMVLAPRCRAALDQDLCDQLDQLLQQQSVASSFLSDLKGRLPLRSGPTQVCGHDTDIMDRDVIIVESSKVDGVPERKKFGRMKLLQFSENHRPAYWGTWNKKTAVIRPRNPWAQDKNLLDYEVDSDDEWEEEEPGESLSHSEGDEDDDVGEDEDEDDGFFVPHGYLSEDEGVTEECTDPENHKVRQKLKAKEWDELLAKGKRFRVLQPVQVGCVWAAEAANCTGSDLKLLQQFTACLLDVASPDEPEPRASRREKRDQHILAQLLPLLHGNVNGSKVIIREFQEQCRRGLLSLPSPTQHLQMPNLEDAVAVPSKARLKRLISENSAYEKRPDFRMCWYVHPQVLRSFGQECLPVPCQWTYVTAMPSAPREESGNVSTEGPGQSTPMPLKRKPAATMCITQFMKKRRYDGQVGSGDMDGFQADTEEDEEDDTDCMIIDVPDVGSDMSEAPIPAPTLCK; this is encoded by the exons ATGCTGGAGGAGCCGGAGGCCGCGACGCGGAGAGCCGCGG CCATGGATTGCAAAGACAGACCCGGGTTCCCAGTGAAGAGGTTGATACAAG CCCGCTTGCCCTTCAAACGCCTGAACCTTGTTCCCAAGGAGAAAGTTGAGGAAGACACATCACCAAAAGCGGCTGTGGAAGGCAAAGTCCCGGATCTACAATTGTCTTTGGGCACTTTTGAAAGCCAGTGTCACACAGGCTCTCACGTAGGCTTGAGTACAAAGCTGGTCAGTGGCCAGGGCCCCATTGATAGCTTCTTGAGGGCAACAATCAAGCCAGTACCAAGTGTGGTCATTATCGACCTGACCGAGAACTCCAGTGACATTCCAGATAGCCCTGAGGGCCACAGTGAACTAAGTCCTGACACTGCCAGTGTGGTCACCACAGTGGAAGGAGCTGCCAAGCAGCAGGAGCACTCTGCAGCAGAGCTGTGTCTCCTAGAGACCCCTTCAGACATTACTTGCCACGTGGAAGAGGAGCCTAGGAGCCCAGGAGGCCCAAAGAGGACGGGTGACTGTCAGGCTGGTTCACTACAGAGCTGTTCTGAGCTCACCGTAGGTTCTAGGACATGCCCCACAAAGGAGTTATCAAGCTGGAGCAAGGCAGGGGATCTCCTGTTTATAGAGAAAGTACCCGTGGTGGTGCTGGAGGACATCCTGGCCACTAAGCCCTCCACTGCCTCTCTTCCCATGATGTCCCTGGATAGGAGTGCCACTTCAGAGAGTGAAATGCTGGAGTCCTGCCCTGAGGATGACTCCATACTGAGCCACTCCTCCATCAGCTCGTCTTCTCCATCCAGCTCTCCTGAGGGACTGTCCATACCCCCAGCACATCAAGGTGGAAGCAGCCCCCCCTCCACACCCATCTGCAGA gTTGCCAAGAACCTTGTCAAAGGCTCCACAGAGAAGGGCAGGAGCAAACTGCACAGA GATAGAGaacagcagagggaggagaaggaaaagctgAGGGAAGAGCTACGACGAGCCAAGGAGGAGGCacggaggaagaaggaggaggagaaagagctgaaggagaaggAGCGGAGGGAAAAGCGGGAGAAAGATGAGAAGGAGAAGGCGGAGAAGCTGCGGCTCAAGGAGGAGAGGCGCAAGGAGCGGCAGGAGGCCCTGGA GGCTAaactggaggagaaaaggaagaaagaggaggagaagcgtTTACGGGAGGAAGAAAAG CGCATTAAGGCAGAGAAAGCGGAGATCACTAGATTCTTTCAGAAACCGAAGACGCCACAGGCTCCCAAG ACCCTGGCCGGCTCCTGTGGTAAGTTTGCCCCCTTTGAAATCAAAGAACACATGGTGCTGGCTCCACGGTGCCGGGCTGCCTTGGATCAAGACCTGTGCGATCAGCTGGACCAGCTCCTGCAGCAGCAGAGTGTGGCAAGCTCCTTCCTCAGTGACCTAAAGGGCCGGCTGCCCCTGAGATCGGGGCCCACCCAGGTCTGTGGCCATGACACAGACATCATGGACAG GGATGTGATCATCGTGGAGAGCAGCAAGGTGGACGGTGTGCCTGAAAGGAAAAAGTTTGGCCGCATGAAGCTCCTGCAGTTCTCAGAGAACCACCGGCCAGCATACTGGGGGACGTGGAACAAGAAGACAGCAGTCATCCGCCCCCGTAACCCCTGGGCCCAGGACAAA AACCTTCTTGACTATGAGGTAGACAGCGATGAcgagtgggaagaggaggagcctgGGGAGTCTTTGTCGCACAGTGAGGGT gATGAGGATGACGATGTGGGggaagatgaggatgaggatgatggCTTCTTTGTGCCCCATGGGTACCTATCTGAAGATGAAGGCGTAACTGAG GAGTGTACGGACCCCGAGAACCACAAAGTACGCCAGAAGCTGAAGGCCAAGGAGTGGGATGAGCTCCTAGCCAAGGGCAAGCGCTTTCGTGTGCTGCAGCCTGTGCAGGTGGGATGTGTGTGGGCAGCAGAAGCAGCCAACTGCACAGGTTCCGACTTGAAGCTGCTGCAGCAGTTTACTGCATGTCTGCTGGATGTGGCATCCCCTGACGAaccagaacccagggcctccaggagggaaaagagggaccAGCATA TCCTGGCCCAGTTGCTTCCGCTGCTACATGGCAATGTGAATGGGAGCAAGGTGATCATCCGTGAATTCCAGGAGCAATGCCGCCGTGGCCTGCTGAGCCTCCCAAGTCCCACCCAACACCTGCAGATGCCCAACTTGGAGGATGCTGTTGCCGTGCCATCCAAGGCCAGGCTGAAGCGCCTTATCTCCGAGAACTCTGCCTATGAGAAGCGGCCTGACTTCCGTATGTGCTGGTATGTGCACCCACAAGTGCTCAGGAGCTTTGGCCAGGAGTGCTTGCCAGTGCCCTGCCAGTGGACCTATGTCACCGCCATGCCCTCAGCACCCAGGGAAGAGAGTGGCAATGTTTCCACCGAGGGGCCTGGCCAGAGCACACCTATGCCACTCAAGCGGAAGCCAGCAGCCACCATGTGCATCACACAGTTTATGAAGAAGCGGCGCTATGATGGACAG GTTGGGTCTGGGGACATGGACGGCTTCCAGGCAGAcacagaagaggatgaagaggatgacACAGACTGTATGATCATAGATGTGCCAGATGTTGGGAGTGACATGTCAGAAGCTCCCATACCTGCGCCCACACTTTGCAAGTGA
- the Ubxn6 gene encoding UBX domain-containing protein 6 codes for MAPRPRGAARRLSRALGGTSAAAIFSFRWLAACSSSTRALRPPPRGPRRRAAAATMKKFFQEIKADIKFKSAGPGQKLTDPAGEKTSKGKSPQLSLRQPRQGPTDEAQMAAAAALARLEQKQPRARGPTSQDSIRNQVRKELQAEATSSNNPGAPGTNSVPEPKEEISPHLAVPGVFFICPLTGVTLRRDQRDAHIKQAILSHFSTDPVAASIMKIHTFNRDRDRVKLGVDTIAKYLDNIHLHPEEEKYQKIKLQNKVFQERISCLEGSHEFFEAIGFKKVTLPVPNQEGQEEFYILGEDARAQPQNLERHKQQLLGAEPVRATLDRQLRVFRPSALASHFELPSDFFSLTAEEVKREQRLRTEAVERLSSLRTKAMREKEEQRELRKYTYALLRVRLPDGCLLQGTFYAREKLSVLFRFVREALQNDWLPFELRASGGQKLEENEALALNECGLVPSALLTFSWDASVLEDIRAAGAEPAKSVLRPELLAAIEQLS; via the exons ATGGCGCCCCGCCCGCGAGGTGCCGCAAGGCGATTGTCACGTGCGCTGGGCGGGACTTCCGCCGCCGCGATATTTTCTTTCCGGTGGTTGGCCGCCTGCTCCTCATCCACCCGGGCCCTGCGCCCTCCGCCCCGCGGCCCACGCCGCCGGGCCGCCGCCGCCACCATGAAGAAGTTCTTCCAGGAGATCAAGGCTGACATCAAGTTCAAGAGCGCGGGGCCCGGCCAGAAGCTTACGGATCCCGCAGG GGAGAAAACCTCCAAAGGAAAGTCACCACAACTGTCCCTCCGACAGCCCCGTCAGGGCCCCACTGATGAGGCACagatggctgctgctgctgccctggcCCGGCTGGAACAGAAGCAGCCTCGAGCCCGGGGCCCTACATCTCAGGACTCCATCCGGAACCAGG TGAGAAAGGAACTTCAGGCGGAAGCCACCTCCAGCAACAATCCAGGGGCTCCTGGGACCAACTCG gtACCTGAGCCCAAGGAGGAAATCTCTCCCCACTTGGCAGTGCCTGGTGTGTTTTTCATCTGTCCACTCACAGGTGTCACCCTGAGGAGGGACCAGCGGGATGCCCACATTAAGCAGGCCATCCTGTCG CACTTTTCCACAGATCCTGTGGCTGCCTCCATCATGAAGATACATACATTCAATAGAGACCGGGACCGAGTGAAGCTGGGTGTGGATACTATTGCCAA gtACCTGGACAACATCCATTTGCACCCAGAGGAAGAAAAGTACCAGAAAATCAAACTGCAGAACAAGGTGTTCCAG GAGCGCATCAGCTGCCTTGAGGGGAGCCACGAGTTCTTTGAAGCCATTGGCTTCAAGAAGGTGACCCTGCCTGTGCCGAATCAGG AGGGCCAGGAGGAGTTCTACATCCTGGGCGAGGATGCACGGGCGCAGCCACAGAACCTGGAGCGGCACAAGCAGCAGCTGTTGGGAGCGGAGCCTGTGCGGGCCACTCTGGATCGACAGCTTCGAGTCTTCCGCCCCTCGGCCCTGGCTTCACATTTTGAGCTCCCTTCAGATTTCTTTAGCCTCACAGCTGAGGAGGTGAAGcgagagcagagactgag AACAGAGGCGGTGGAGCGGCTGAGCTCACTCAGGACCAAAGCCATGCGGGAGAAGGAGGAGCAGCGGGAGCTGCGCAAGTATACCTATGCCCTTCTGCGCGTGCGCCTGCCAGATGGCTGTCTATTGCAAG GGACCTTCTATGCCCGGGAGAAGCTATCGGTGCTCTTCCGATTTGTGCGGGAGGCGCTACAGAACGATTGGCTGCCCTTTGAGCTGAGGGCCTCCGGTGGGCAGAAGCTGGAGGAGAATGAAGCTCTGGCCCTGAATGAGTGTGGGCTG GTACCTTCTGCCCTGCTGACCTTCTCCTGGGATGCGTCAGTGTTGGAGGATATAAGGGCAGCAGGAGCTGAGCCAGCAAAATCTGTCTTGAGGCCTGAGCTGCTTGCAGCCATCGAGCAACTCTCCTGA